From Paenibacillus graminis, a single genomic window includes:
- a CDS encoding sensor histidine kinase has translation MDRLKKKQQQKKRTSILSYWTVRYLLIIGTGLLLTALVTFWWIQQEAMNNRMQTTALLAQEIADRSVSADGSLNVTPALHGLIEDRKRFFKLTQEMCVIITGPKGELLFSQPEMTEKEMRYELNDSLDAARSPGFKAAGAQIQGNGKTLGQVMVLQSKRSLRYIPREEITFFSILIVFLIILSWLTIYLLSIKLAKPIQRVASAASQISGGKYNIILETEAKEREIHELLLSFQEMAGKLQQFEQSRAVMLAGVSHELKTPVTSIKGLVHAVREGIVEGGEASEFLDIALLEAGRLQRMVADLLDYNALAAGIVAIRHDRLEAVPLLEEIVYQWKLTQSVEVCTPELQLPKLPLFLRGDPLRIQQIMVNLLNNSVQAKPPGQMLQLDLRLEENPQGYAVITVTDNGTGIPEENRGRIFEAFFRSSGKQSVLRGLGLGLTFSRLLAEAMGGSLRLGDRPEQGCTFVITLPLWR, from the coding sequence ATGGACCGCCTGAAGAAGAAGCAGCAGCAAAAAAAGCGCACCTCCATCCTCTCCTACTGGACAGTCCGCTATCTGCTGATTATTGGCACAGGCCTCCTGCTCACCGCGCTTGTGACCTTTTGGTGGATTCAGCAGGAAGCGATGAACAACCGGATGCAGACCACCGCCCTGCTCGCCCAGGAGATTGCCGACCGCAGCGTCAGTGCAGACGGCAGCCTGAATGTCACTCCGGCTCTGCATGGGCTGATTGAGGACCGCAAGCGGTTCTTCAAATTGACGCAGGAAATGTGCGTCATCATCACCGGTCCCAAGGGCGAGCTGCTGTTCTCGCAGCCGGAGATGACCGAGAAGGAAATGCGCTACGAGCTTAACGACAGCCTGGATGCGGCGCGAAGCCCAGGGTTCAAGGCGGCCGGCGCCCAGATTCAGGGAAACGGCAAGACACTGGGACAGGTGATGGTGCTGCAGTCCAAACGCTCGCTGCGATACATTCCGCGGGAGGAGATCACTTTCTTTTCCATTCTGATCGTCTTCCTGATCATCTTAAGCTGGCTGACCATCTATCTCTTGTCCATCAAGCTGGCCAAGCCGATTCAGCGGGTAGCCTCCGCGGCCTCGCAGATCAGCGGGGGGAAATATAACATCATCCTGGAGACGGAGGCCAAGGAGCGCGAGATTCACGAGCTGCTGCTCTCTTTCCAGGAGATGGCAGGCAAGCTGCAGCAATTCGAGCAGTCCCGGGCAGTGATGCTGGCCGGGGTGTCCCATGAGCTGAAGACCCCGGTTACCTCCATCAAGGGACTGGTGCATGCGGTGCGTGAGGGCATTGTCGAAGGCGGGGAGGCCAGCGAATTCCTTGACATTGCCCTGCTGGAGGCCGGGCGGCTGCAGCGCATGGTCGCAGATCTGCTGGATTACAACGCCCTGGCCGCTGGCATTGTCGCGATCCGCCATGACAGGCTGGAGGCCGTTCCGCTGCTGGAGGAGATCGTCTATCAATGGAAGCTGACCCAGAGCGTGGAGGTCTGTACGCCGGAGCTTCAGCTGCCGAAGTTGCCCCTGTTCCTGCGGGGCGATCCGCTGCGCATTCAGCAGATTATGGTCAATCTGCTGAACAACAGCGTTCAGGCCAAGCCGCCGGGACAGATGCTCCAGTTGGACCTCCGCCTGGAGGAGAACCCGCAGGGATATGCAGTGATTACCGTCACGGATAATGGAACGGGCATCCCCGAGGAGAACCGCGGGCGGATCTTCGAGGCCTTCTTCCGCAGCAGCGGCAAGCAAAGCGTTCTCCGGGGGCTGGGGCTTGGCCTTACCTTCAGCCGTCTGCTTGCCGAGGCAATGGGCGGAAGCCTCCGGCTTGGCGACAGGCCGGAGCAAGGCTGCACGTTTGTAATAACCCTGCCATTATGGCGGTAG
- a CDS encoding response regulator transcription factor: protein MKSILIVEDEEAIARVLGAYLKKAGFQVTLAADGRTALEAFEAAPPSLILLDINLPNMDGFELLGLIREKSSCPVIMLTARDSIGDRLAGLDGGADDYMSKPFIPEEVVARVNAVLRRPSQWSDGSRKRHYGSLFIDFGARSVFLNGAEVSLSPRDLSVLLFLAERPNQICTRDQLLEHVWEMDYDGSDRAVDLSIKRLRQALSHWPAGEGEIRTLRGTGYQLWTA, encoded by the coding sequence ATAAAATCCATTCTGATTGTCGAAGATGAGGAAGCGATTGCCCGCGTGCTTGGGGCCTATCTCAAAAAGGCGGGCTTTCAGGTCACTCTCGCTGCAGACGGGCGCACTGCACTGGAAGCCTTCGAGGCTGCGCCGCCTTCCCTGATCCTGCTTGATATTAATCTGCCGAACATGGACGGCTTCGAGCTGCTGGGCCTGATCCGGGAGAAAAGCAGTTGTCCCGTGATTATGCTGACGGCCAGAGACTCTATCGGCGACCGTCTGGCCGGACTGGACGGAGGGGCCGACGATTATATGTCCAAGCCCTTCATTCCCGAAGAGGTGGTGGCCCGCGTAAATGCGGTGCTGCGCCGCCCTTCGCAGTGGTCCGACGGCAGCCGCAAGCGCCATTATGGCAGCCTGTTTATAGATTTTGGCGCCCGCAGTGTATTCCTGAACGGGGCCGAGGTTTCGTTAAGCCCCCGTGATCTGTCGGTGCTGCTCTTCCTCGCAGAGCGCCCGAATCAGATCTGCACCAGGGACCAGCTGCTGGAGCATGTATGGGAAATGGATTATGACGGAAGCGACCGGGCGGTGGATCTGTCGATCAAAAGGCTGCGCCAGGCCCTTTCGCACTGGCCTGCCGGGGAAGGCGAAATCCGCACGCTTAGAGGAACGGGGTATCAATTATGGACCGCCTGA
- a CDS encoding YceI family protein: protein MKKKTTAIIAAGVVIAGAITAFAFLNNTLGNNVEIESVIPTQETGASNGTNTANAAAAPTGAAVTAEQLNGVWNIADTSKVYWSVTTSKETVNFVDPTVTGTWNVNLNDSGAMTGEGTVEMSALDSGNAKRDEHVKGADFLAVTEFPQSTFVVKSFSELPAEWTEGTAVPVQLQGTMTVKGKEKEVTFDSQAVYSGGQLMLSGTTTVTFADFGMANPHSIVLDTENNLEVRLELVLSK from the coding sequence ATGAAGAAAAAAACAACCGCCATAATCGCCGCCGGAGTCGTTATCGCAGGAGCAATTACCGCATTTGCTTTCTTGAATAACACCTTGGGCAACAATGTTGAAATCGAGTCCGTTATTCCGACACAGGAGACAGGGGCGTCGAACGGGACGAACACGGCGAATGCGGCAGCCGCACCGACAGGAGCCGCCGTTACAGCAGAGCAGTTAAATGGTGTCTGGAACATCGCCGACACTTCCAAAGTATACTGGTCGGTAACGACCTCCAAGGAAACAGTCAATTTCGTAGATCCTACAGTTACAGGAACCTGGAATGTGAACCTAAACGACTCGGGCGCGATGACCGGTGAAGGAACGGTAGAGATGAGCGCCCTGGACTCCGGCAACGCGAAGAGAGATGAGCATGTAAAAGGAGCGGACTTCCTGGCAGTCACAGAATTCCCGCAGTCCACCTTTGTCGTCAAATCCTTCTCGGAGCTGCCGGCGGAATGGACGGAAGGTACAGCGGTACCGGTTCAACTGCAAGGCACGATGACAGTAAAAGGCAAAGAAAAAGAGGTCACCTTTGATTCCCAGGCTGTATACAGCGGCGGGCAGCTTATGCTGTCGGGTACAACCACTGTGACCTTCGCGGATTTCGGCATGGCCAACCCGCACTCGATTGTATTGGACACCGAAAATAATCTGGAGGTCCGTCTGGAGCTTGTACTGTCGAAATAA
- a CDS encoding (deoxy)nucleoside triphosphate pyrophosphohydrolase, protein MIEVAAAIIYNHEGRILIARRRQGKSQAGLWEFPGGKLEDGEDAPACLRRELMEEMGIAILPYAAFGVNEHNYDGFTIRLIAWEAEYLEGRITLSDHDAFRWVTAEELDGFAFAPADIPFVNRLLEPLR, encoded by the coding sequence GTGATTGAAGTAGCAGCGGCGATTATATATAACCATGAAGGCCGTATCCTGATCGCGCGGCGGAGGCAGGGCAAATCCCAGGCCGGCTTGTGGGAATTTCCCGGCGGCAAGCTGGAGGACGGCGAAGACGCGCCGGCTTGCCTCCGCAGAGAGCTGATGGAGGAGATGGGGATCGCCATCCTGCCTTATGCGGCTTTTGGTGTGAATGAGCATAACTATGACGGATTCACAATCAGGCTGATTGCCTGGGAGGCCGAATATCTGGAAGGCAGGATCACGCTGAGCGACCATGACGCTTTCCGCTGGGTGACTGCGGAGGAGCTGGACGGGTTTGCTTTTGCTCCGGCCGATATCCCTTTTGTGAACAGGCTGCTGGAGCCGTTAAGGTAA
- a CDS encoding DUF1648 domain-containing protein: MFKSRLTMIVCSAAAMVPIVLYFYLYSRMPDFVPIHYSGATADRFVNKWSIDVAMLCLLSWFGFGFMRLLQFLLRRMFLSSYIHNMASIHRIWNAATLLVTAAFAAISICALLAML; encoded by the coding sequence ATGTTCAAAAGCAGACTGACGATGATCGTATGCAGTGCTGCGGCGATGGTTCCTATCGTGCTGTATTTCTATCTCTACTCGCGGATGCCGGATTTCGTGCCGATTCATTACAGCGGAGCCACGGCTGACCGGTTTGTAAATAAATGGAGTATTGATGTCGCCATGCTCTGCCTGCTCAGCTGGTTCGGCTTCGGCTTTATGCGGCTGCTGCAATTTTTATTGCGCAGAATGTTCCTGAGCAGCTATATCCACAACATGGCGTCCATTCACCGGATCTGGAATGCGGCAACCCTGCTTGTGACGGCGGCCTTTGCCGCGATTAGCATCTGTGCTCTGCTCGCTATGCTGTAG
- a CDS encoding BglG family transcription antiterminator, translated as MNKRQTEIMRNLLMEPERLWLVQDLADQAACSDKTIRSDLKVIQDYINKHSKAQLVRKPGLGIYLELGEEDQSVLLHLLYSEEHKTEHESDEERVLHIAYRLLMNASPVTTQELAEQYYVNKTLIRRDLEKIEHWLHNLDLALIIRPRIGLMIKGTEKNKRLALARLNQLIDSPELTGQWMRKQFESHEIAAVNHELKIFQEQHRLLFTDETFEGLMLHILLMVKRTKLNQPVSLLEQDISFLQEKEEYTWAAAFLQQLHKLFSVSFSREEAAYLTLHLLGGKFRYGQEETEGRRTLLADSHPLLPELIRQLVQRMSELNMIEFSRDQVLLNGLKIHLYTTLNRLHYGLKVTNPMLADIKKMYPYMFDRVIEALEAAGQAVRQTFPEEEAAYITLHFQASVERLQQSERQPQKAVIVCHMGIGMSQLLRTKVERKFPSVHVGTTISKAEVRRYLAAHDVDLVISTVALPEDVQHIVVSPLLEPRDERLLEQAIRRLDEPDRRVEESVFLKYTTPFLVFLQQEAQRPGALIAKLAGVLEQKGYAEQGYAESVLAREKLSNTAIGGGVAIPHGNSEYIRQSSIVIAALKQPLSWGSETVQLVFLLAVKPDEREEMRKLFRELSRISEQPALVSALAKETDAMVLLRKLNG; from the coding sequence ATGAACAAGAGGCAAACAGAGATAATGCGGAATTTGTTAATGGAACCAGAACGCTTATGGCTGGTGCAGGATTTGGCGGATCAGGCCGCCTGCTCGGATAAAACCATTCGAAGTGATCTGAAGGTCATTCAGGATTATATTAACAAGCATTCCAAAGCACAACTTGTGAGAAAGCCGGGGCTTGGGATTTATCTGGAGCTGGGTGAAGAAGACCAGTCTGTTTTGCTTCATCTGCTGTATTCCGAGGAGCATAAGACAGAACATGAATCTGATGAAGAAAGAGTGCTGCATATCGCCTACCGGCTTCTGATGAACGCCAGCCCGGTGACTACGCAAGAGCTTGCTGAACAGTATTATGTGAACAAAACGTTAATCCGCAGAGATCTGGAGAAGATTGAGCACTGGCTGCATAATCTTGACCTGGCGTTAATTATCCGGCCCCGCATAGGTCTTATGATTAAAGGCACCGAAAAGAATAAACGCCTGGCCCTTGCCAGGCTGAACCAGCTGATTGACAGCCCTGAACTTACGGGACAATGGATGCGCAAACAGTTTGAATCACATGAAATTGCAGCTGTAAATCATGAACTGAAAATATTTCAGGAACAGCACAGGCTCTTGTTTACAGATGAAACCTTCGAAGGGTTGATGCTGCATATTCTGCTGATGGTCAAACGGACCAAGCTGAACCAGCCCGTTTCGCTTTTGGAACAGGATATTTCCTTCCTGCAGGAAAAAGAGGAATATACTTGGGCTGCAGCATTTTTACAGCAATTGCATAAGCTCTTTTCAGTTTCATTCTCACGGGAGGAAGCAGCCTACCTGACCCTGCATTTGCTGGGCGGAAAATTCAGATATGGGCAGGAGGAGACAGAGGGAAGACGGACCCTGTTGGCGGACAGCCATCCGCTTCTGCCGGAACTGATCAGGCAGCTGGTCCAGCGGATGTCGGAACTGAATATGATCGAGTTCTCCAGGGACCAGGTGCTCCTGAACGGACTCAAGATTCATTTGTACACTACACTGAATCGTCTCCATTATGGCTTGAAGGTAACCAATCCGATGCTGGCCGATATCAAAAAGATGTATCCCTACATGTTTGACCGTGTGATTGAGGCTCTGGAAGCGGCAGGCCAAGCAGTTCGGCAAACGTTTCCAGAAGAAGAGGCGGCCTATATCACTCTGCATTTTCAAGCTTCTGTTGAACGGCTGCAGCAGAGTGAGCGGCAGCCGCAAAAGGCCGTCATTGTATGTCACATGGGCATCGGGATGTCTCAATTGCTCCGTACCAAAGTGGAACGCAAATTCCCGTCGGTGCATGTGGGAACAACTATATCCAAAGCTGAGGTCAGGAGATATCTGGCCGCACATGACGTGGATTTGGTTATATCCACCGTGGCTCTCCCCGAGGACGTTCAGCATATAGTCGTCTCCCCGCTTCTGGAACCCAGGGATGAGCGCTTGCTGGAGCAGGCCATCCGGCGGCTGGATGAGCCTGACCGCAGGGTGGAAGAATCCGTTTTTCTAAAGTATACAACCCCGTTCCTGGTCTTTCTCCAGCAGGAGGCGCAGCGTCCCGGAGCGTTAATTGCCAAGCTGGCAGGAGTTCTTGAACAGAAGGGTTATGCGGAACAGGGTTATGCGGAGAGTGTGCTGGCCAGAGAAAAACTGTCCAATACCGCCATTGGCGGAGGCGTGGCTATCCCGCATGGGAATTCGGAGTATATCAGACAATCTTCTATTGTTATTGCTGCGCTGAAGCAGCCGCTGTCCTGGGGGAGCGAAACCGTACAATTGGTGTTCCTGCTTGCGGTCAAACCTGACGAACGGGAAGAAATGCGGAAGCTGTTCAGAGAATTGTCCCGGATTAGCGAGCAGCCTGCACTGGTCAGCGCGTTGGCCAAAGAAACGGATGCAATGGTCCTGCTCCGGAAGCTAAACGGATAA
- a CDS encoding PTS fructose transporter subunit IIABC, with translation MKILAITSCPNGIAHTYMAAENLQKAGKKLGIEIKVETQGSIGVENELTEDEIREADGIIIAADKTVVKDRFVGKKLLVAGVQEGIRHPEELIQRVIKGEVPVYQPQSRSTDSRPGDKAPKQNPVYRHLMNGVSYMVPFIVIGGLLIAIALTIGGVKTPGGLVIPEGSIWKNIQDIGSAAFTFMVPILAGFIALSIADRPGLAPGIVGGFIAANGSFYGSEAGAGFIGGIIAGFLAGYVALGIRKIKVGRALQPIMPIIIIPVLSSLIVGLIFIFFIGAPIAQLFVALTGWLAGMQGTSSILLALILGAMISFDMGGPVNKVAFLFGSAMIGEGNYEIMGPIAVAICIPPIGMGLAAMISKRKFASAEREAGKATFTMGLFGITEGAIPFAAQDPLRVIPSIMAGSMAGSVIAMLGNVGDKVAHGGPIVAVLGAVDHVVMFFIAVIVGSAVTVAMVTLLKRDVAAEDYHPEEPADAPKSTGNVQLAKPAGTSTAVSAETSSGHIEKLTDIVTPDLIELNLAGTTQDAVIDEMIAVLVGIGAISSARDFKEGILAREDESSTGIGMNIAIPHCKSDAVLKPSVVFGIKQDGVDWKSVDGSHAKLIFMIAVPRNSKENTHLKVLQMLSRKLMDDDFREALLAVATKEEAYQLLGQVH, from the coding sequence ATGAAAATATTAGCGATAACCTCGTGTCCTAACGGCATTGCACATACCTATATGGCAGCTGAGAATCTGCAGAAGGCAGGAAAGAAATTAGGCATCGAAATTAAGGTTGAGACACAGGGCTCCATCGGTGTGGAAAATGAGTTGACGGAGGACGAAATTCGTGAAGCTGACGGCATCATTATTGCAGCGGACAAGACCGTAGTGAAAGACCGGTTTGTCGGGAAGAAGCTGCTGGTGGCCGGAGTGCAAGAGGGTATCCGCCATCCGGAAGAACTGATCCAACGGGTGATTAAAGGCGAAGTGCCAGTGTACCAACCACAGTCTCGCTCTACCGACAGCCGTCCGGGGGATAAAGCGCCGAAACAAAACCCGGTTTACCGCCATTTAATGAATGGAGTCTCCTATATGGTGCCCTTTATCGTCATTGGAGGGCTGCTGATCGCAATTGCCCTGACGATTGGCGGTGTGAAAACGCCGGGCGGTCTAGTGATACCGGAAGGCTCCATCTGGAAGAACATTCAGGATATCGGTTCTGCTGCATTTACCTTTATGGTGCCAATCCTGGCAGGATTTATCGCATTGAGTATTGCAGACCGGCCGGGACTTGCTCCGGGTATAGTCGGCGGATTTATCGCCGCGAACGGAAGCTTTTATGGCAGTGAAGCAGGGGCAGGGTTTATTGGCGGGATTATCGCTGGTTTTCTGGCAGGTTATGTAGCACTCGGCATCCGTAAAATTAAGGTTGGGCGGGCGTTACAGCCGATTATGCCCATTATCATTATTCCCGTGCTCTCCTCACTGATTGTGGGTTTGATCTTTATCTTTTTCATCGGAGCTCCTATTGCCCAATTGTTTGTAGCGTTAACCGGCTGGCTTGCCGGGATGCAGGGAACAAGCTCGATTCTGCTGGCTTTGATTCTGGGCGCTATGATCTCCTTCGATATGGGTGGTCCGGTTAATAAGGTCGCCTTCCTGTTTGGATCGGCCATGATCGGTGAAGGAAACTATGAAATTATGGGCCCTATCGCCGTAGCTATATGTATTCCGCCGATCGGGATGGGTCTGGCTGCAATGATCAGCAAACGTAAATTTGCATCTGCTGAACGTGAAGCCGGGAAAGCGACATTCACCATGGGGTTGTTTGGGATTACTGAAGGCGCGATTCCTTTTGCTGCCCAGGACCCGCTGCGCGTGATTCCGAGTATTATGGCCGGCTCAATGGCTGGTTCGGTCATTGCGATGCTGGGGAATGTAGGCGACAAAGTAGCCCATGGTGGACCTATTGTAGCTGTATTGGGTGCTGTTGACCATGTTGTTATGTTTTTCATTGCCGTTATCGTCGGCTCTGCCGTGACGGTGGCCATGGTGACTCTGCTGAAGCGGGACGTTGCAGCTGAGGATTATCATCCAGAAGAACCGGCTGATGCTCCAAAGAGCACGGGAAATGTTCAGCTGGCCAAACCAGCCGGGACTTCAACAGCCGTCAGCGCGGAAACGTCTTCTGGACATATTGAGAAACTGACGGATATTGTAACACCGGATCTGATTGAGCTGAATTTAGCTGGAACCACACAGGACGCTGTTATTGATGAAATGATTGCAGTTCTGGTTGGAATCGGGGCCATCAGCTCTGCGCGCGACTTTAAAGAAGGGATACTGGCGCGTGAGGACGAAAGCTCTACGGGCATCGGCATGAATATTGCCATCCCTCATTGTAAGTCGGATGCGGTCTTGAAGCCGAGCGTGGTTTTTGGCATCAAGCAGGACGGAGTGGATTGGAAAAGTGTAGACGGCAGTCACGCGAAGCTGATATTTATGATTGCCGTCCCGCGCAACAGCAAGGAAAACACACATCTGAAGGTGCTGCAAATGTTGTCCCGCAAGCTGATGGATGATGATTTCAGAGAAGCGCTTCTTGCGGTTGCGACGAAGGAAGAGGCTTATCAGCTGCTGGGGCAGGTGCACTAA
- a CDS encoding Gfo/Idh/MocA family protein yields the protein MTIGNAYKVKWGILSTGWIAHQFATDLAHASNGLAYAVGSRSQESADEFARKHGIPVAHATYEDLVNDPEVDAVYIGTPHPFHKDNALLALRAGKAVLCEKPFTVNSGELEEIVAYAREHKLFLMEAMWSRYLPANVKVREWIAAQRIGDVRLVKADLGFRADWNPEGRLLNPALGGGALLDVGIYPVSFASMIFGPHPESVASTVHMGETGVDEHFSLLLSYGGGKSASLNGGVRLNMMQEAYVFGTEGHIVVKGSFVNPRSAELYAGGELVETFEDDRTSTGYAFEAEEVGRCLQAGLTESPALTLDESLAVLKLLDQVRAEWGLVYPGE from the coding sequence ATGACAATCGGTAACGCTTACAAGGTAAAATGGGGAATTCTCAGCACAGGCTGGATCGCGCACCAGTTCGCAACCGATCTGGCCCATGCATCGAACGGGCTTGCCTATGCTGTAGGTTCGCGCAGTCAGGAGAGTGCAGATGAATTTGCCAGAAAGCACGGCATTCCCGTAGCCCATGCCACGTACGAGGATTTGGTCAATGATCCGGAGGTGGATGCTGTTTATATCGGGACACCCCATCCTTTTCATAAAGACAATGCGCTGCTCGCACTGCGTGCAGGCAAGGCGGTACTCTGCGAGAAGCCGTTTACGGTGAACAGCGGTGAGCTTGAAGAGATTGTGGCGTATGCCCGTGAGCATAAGCTGTTCCTGATGGAAGCTATGTGGAGCCGCTACCTTCCGGCTAACGTCAAGGTCAGAGAATGGATTGCCGCGCAGCGGATCGGAGACGTCCGGCTGGTGAAGGCGGATCTCGGCTTCCGTGCCGATTGGAACCCGGAGGGCCGTCTGCTGAACCCGGCGCTGGGCGGCGGTGCGCTGCTGGACGTCGGCATTTATCCGGTTTCTTTTGCCTCAATGATCTTTGGACCCCACCCGGAGAGTGTGGCCAGCACTGTACATATGGGGGAAACGGGGGTAGATGAGCATTTCTCGCTGCTGCTGTCCTATGGCGGGGGCAAATCGGCTTCCTTAAACGGCGGGGTACGCCTGAATATGATGCAGGAGGCCTATGTGTTCGGGACGGAAGGCCATATTGTCGTAAAGGGCTCTTTTGTAAATCCGAGGTCAGCCGAGCTGTATGCCGGCGGTGAGCTTGTGGAGACCTTTGAAGATGACCGGACTTCTACCGGATATGCCTTTGAAGCCGAAGAAGTGGGGCGCTGTCTGCAGGCGGGGCTTACGGAGAGCCCGGCGCTGACGCTGGATGAATCTTTAGCCGTTCTGAAGCTGCTGGATCAGGTTCGTGCGGAGTGGGGACTCGTGTATCCCGGGGAATAA
- a CDS encoding ADP-ribosylglycohydrolase family protein has product MTLDSDRYQGCLQGLAAGDALGTTVEFKAPGTFAPLEDIVGGGVFGLQPGQWTDDTSMALCLADSLLAAPGFDPADQMRRYVRWFREGYLSSTGECFDIGNATRSALLQFEASGEAYSGSEDPRSAGNGPVMRLAPVVMYYAEDPAAAIEYAARSSRTTHAAAECVDACRLMAAYILAGLHGWSKQELLAPDAFGGWLEEETLSPGILDIKRGSYKLKAPPEIKGSGYVVQSLEAALWAFHRSSSFAEGALLAVNLGDDADTTGAVYGQIAGAYYGLGGIPAQWSGRLAMRGLISDYAGRLFGERAGR; this is encoded by the coding sequence ATGACACTGGACAGCGACCGGTATCAAGGCTGCCTGCAAGGGCTGGCAGCAGGTGATGCGCTGGGGACTACCGTCGAGTTCAAGGCGCCGGGGACGTTTGCGCCACTGGAGGACATTGTCGGCGGCGGAGTGTTCGGGCTGCAGCCGGGGCAATGGACCGACGATACCTCGATGGCACTGTGCCTGGCGGACAGTCTGCTGGCGGCTCCGGGCTTTGATCCTGCCGATCAGATGCGGCGGTATGTGCGGTGGTTCCGCGAAGGGTACCTGAGCAGCACCGGGGAGTGCTTCGACATCGGGAACGCCACGCGCTCTGCGCTGCTGCAGTTCGAGGCCAGCGGCGAAGCATACAGCGGCTCGGAAGATCCGCGTAGTGCCGGGAACGGCCCGGTCATGCGCCTGGCCCCGGTGGTTATGTACTATGCGGAGGACCCGGCGGCGGCCATAGAGTATGCTGCGAGAAGCTCGCGGACCACCCATGCCGCCGCAGAGTGCGTGGATGCCTGCCGCCTGATGGCCGCTTATATCCTCGCCGGGCTGCACGGCTGGAGCAAGCAGGAGCTGCTGGCCCCGGACGCCTTCGGCGGCTGGCTGGAGGAGGAGACGCTATCTCCCGGCATTCTGGACATTAAGCGCGGTTCTTACAAGCTTAAGGCACCGCCGGAGATTAAAGGCTCCGGCTATGTGGTGCAATCGCTGGAAGCGGCGCTGTGGGCATTCCACAGATCGTCCAGCTTCGCCGAAGGCGCGTTGCTGGCCGTTAACCTGGGTGATGATGCCGATACCACCGGCGCGGTTTACGGCCAGATTGCCGGAGCCTATTACGGCCTCGGCGGCATACCCGCGCAGTGGTCGGGCAGACTTGCCATGCGTGGTCTGATCAGCGATTACGCCGGACGGCTGTTCGGCGAGCGGGCAGGAAGGTAA
- a CDS encoding MerR family DNA-binding transcriptional regulator — protein sequence MEGMTRGKLAKRTGLSMAAIRYYEDSGVLPVPARIANGYRICTEDYLVKIKFPWGTR from the coding sequence ATGGAAGGAATGACACGCGGAAAGTTGGCGAAACGGACCGGGCTGAGCATGGCAGCCATCCGTTATTACGAGGACAGCGGCGTTCTCCCTGTCCCCGCGCGGATAGCTAATGGCTACCGGATCTGTACGGAGGATTATCTGGTAAAGATTAAGTTTCCCTGGGGTACTCGCTGA
- a CDS encoding FAD-dependent thymidylate synthase, giving the protein MVIQLEIYAPLMVARQWWKYVVGSAHYEGTGDSLEAWNESSRRYITEEPAFYIPSAGQWRGAPENSKQGSGGLVAWELGEKYTRELMEYTQLGMQKYEAALADGICAEQARLFLAAYGLYVRWYWTASLQSVAHFLNQRLEHDAQQEIQDYAKAILEIVKTLFPVATEELLARQQA; this is encoded by the coding sequence ATCGTAATCCAACTGGAAATCTATGCTCCGCTCATGGTCGCCAGGCAGTGGTGGAAATATGTAGTGGGTTCAGCTCATTATGAGGGCACTGGAGACAGTCTGGAGGCGTGGAATGAATCCAGCCGCAGGTATATTACGGAGGAACCGGCTTTTTATATTCCTTCTGCCGGACAGTGGAGAGGAGCTCCCGAGAATTCAAAACAAGGCAGCGGCGGTCTGGTGGCTTGGGAGCTTGGCGAGAAATATACGCGAGAACTTATGGAGTACACCCAGCTGGGCATGCAGAAATATGAAGCCGCTTTGGCCGATGGCATCTGCGCCGAACAGGCCAGACTGTTCCTTGCGGCATACGGCCTGTATGTTCGCTGGTATTGGACGGCTTCCCTGCAGTCCGTTGCCCATTTTCTGAACCAGCGGCTGGAGCATGATGCCCAGCAAGAGATCCAGGACTACGCGAAAGCAATCCTTGAAATCGTGAAAACCTTGTTCCCGGTAGCCACAGAAGAACTGCTGGCCAGACAACAGGCCTAG